The following nucleotide sequence is from Clostridia bacterium.
GGAGAAGTGCCACGGTTGCATGAGGTGCGCCCGGTTGTGTCCGGCGGAGGCGATTACCGGAGGCAAGAACGAGGTTCACGTAATCGACCCGGAGAAATGCCTCCGGTGCGGCACGTGCCTGGAGGCCTGCCCGCCCCGCTTCGGTGCGGTGGTGAGAAAGTCGGAACCCTACCCTCTTCTTGCCCGGGCCGGCGCGTAGCCCTTGCCGGGAGTAGACCGATATCCCGGCAAAGGCTATGTCCGCCCTGAAAGTGTAGCCGCCTCTGCCACCCGTACTCTACTGGTAGAAGGTGGGTGGCGCGCCCGGATGTGACTGGCTCAAAGGATCCGTGGCGTGTCTTCAGGCCTTCTGCCGGTTCCCACTGCGCGGCGTGGGCGTACAGGAAGAAGTTTCGGTTCAGGTTCCGGCCTGCCAGGAGCGAAGGTACTCCTCCTGCGCAGCCGTCAGCTTTTCCAGCTTTATGCCCATACTGGCCAGCTTGAGCGCCGCCACCTGCCGGTCTATGTCTTCCGGCACCCGGTAGACCTGCCGCTGCAGTTCCTTTGCCCCGCCCTTGTAAAGCCATTCTACTACCAGAGCCTGGTTGGCAAAGCTCATGTCCATTACCTGGGCCGGATGCCCTTCGGCCGCCGCCAGGTTTACCAGCCGGCCCTCGGCCAGGAGGTAGAGCCTGCGGCCGTCGGCCAGACGGAATTCCTCCACGTTGTCCCTCACCCGCTCGCGGGAAACGGCCAGCGCCCGTAACGCCTCCAGGTTGATCTCCACGTCAAAGTGCCCGGCGTTGGCCAGGATGGCGCCGTCTTTCATGAGCCCGAAATGCTCCTCGTCTATGACGTGCTTGTTGCCGGTAACCGTGCAGAAGATGTCCCCCTGGCGGGCCGCCTCCTTCATGTCCGTAACCGGATAGCCGTCCATGGCCGCCTCCAGGCCCCGCAGCGGGTCCGCCTCCACCACCACCACCCGGGCGCCCAGCCCCCGGGCCCGGGCGGCAACCCCCCGGCCGCACCAGCCGTAGCCCACCACCACGAAGGTGCTGCCGGCCAGAAGATAGTTCGTGGCCCGGATTATACCGTCCACCGCCGACTGCCCGGTGCCGTAACGGTTGTCGAACATGTGCTTGGTCAGGGCGTCGTTGACCGCCACCACCGGGTACCGCAACACCCCGGCCCGGGCCATGGCCCGCAGCCGAATCACCCCGGTGGTGGTTTCCTCGGTCCCGGCCGTTACT
It contains:
- the ahcY gene encoding adenosylhomocysteinase, producing MNREELVLTGERRIAWAGQHMPVLASIARRWEKERPLVGLRVGACLHVTTETANLVRLLKTGGAEVALCASNPLSTQDDVAAALNQSYGVPTFAVRGEDEETYYRHIHQVLDTKPHITMDDGADLISTLHRQRQELLDGVTAGTEETTTGVIRLRAMARAGVLRYPVVAVNDALTKHMFDNRYGTGQSAVDGIIRATNYLLAGSTFVVVGYGWCGRGVAARARGLGARVVVVEADPLRGLEAAMDGYPVTDMKEAARQGDIFCTVTGNKHVIDEEHFGLMKDGAILANAGHFDVEINLEALRALAVSRERVRDNVEEFRLADGRRLYLLAEGRLVNLAAAEGHPAQVMDMSFANQALVVEWLYKGGAKELQRQVYRVPEDIDRQVAALKLASMGIKLEKLTAAQEEYLRSWQAGT